From a region of the Methylomonas rapida genome:
- a CDS encoding MFS transporter codes for MTQVQDVSGGMTSMEKRATVSLASIYSLRMLGLFMLLPVLSLFTEQMPGSTPKLVGLTMGIYGLTQAVLQIPFGLLSDRFSRKAIIVIGLLLFLLGSVVAALASDIYGVLIGRALQGCGAVSAAVMALLADLTQEVNRTKAMATIGASIGVSFGVAMTIGPVVAHHFGISGIFWLIAILAALAILVILFIVPNPQKISIHRDAEYIPSELKTVIKNADLLRLNYGIFALHLILMASFVVVPLLMRDAGLGGGSHWQVYLPVLVTSMAAIIPFVIIAEKKRQMKKVFIGAILALILANLGFVLLHGQLLGLIACLWVFFCGFNLLEATLPSLISKTAPGDLKGTAMGIYSAAQFIGAFLGGASGGWLYGEYGPASVFVFSAAVAGTWGLIALFMSQPRYLANLLLSLQAVRPERGAEFSKALLAIDGVEEVRLHFEENTAYLKVDSQILNKNELNIFLQQWR; via the coding sequence TTGACACAGGTTCAGGATGTTTCAGGCGGGATGACGTCCATGGAAAAGCGGGCGACAGTCTCGCTGGCCAGTATTTATTCACTCAGGATGCTGGGTTTGTTCATGTTGCTGCCGGTATTGTCGCTGTTTACCGAGCAAATGCCGGGTTCGACACCGAAACTGGTGGGTTTGACGATGGGGATTTATGGCCTGACCCAGGCCGTCTTGCAGATACCTTTCGGTTTGCTTTCCGATCGTTTCAGCCGCAAAGCCATAATCGTGATTGGTCTGCTGCTGTTTTTGCTGGGCAGCGTGGTGGCCGCGTTGGCTAGCGATATTTATGGCGTGCTCATTGGGCGCGCCTTGCAAGGCTGCGGCGCGGTATCGGCGGCCGTGATGGCCTTGCTGGCCGATCTGACGCAGGAAGTCAACCGAACCAAGGCCATGGCTACGATAGGCGCCAGTATCGGCGTGTCGTTCGGTGTGGCGATGACGATAGGCCCTGTGGTAGCGCACCATTTCGGTATCAGCGGCATTTTCTGGTTGATTGCGATCTTGGCCGCGCTGGCTATCTTGGTGATCTTGTTCATCGTGCCAAATCCGCAAAAAATATCGATACATCGCGACGCGGAATACATTCCTTCCGAATTGAAGACGGTCATCAAAAATGCCGATTTATTGAGACTTAACTATGGCATTTTCGCGCTCCATCTGATTCTGATGGCCAGCTTCGTGGTTGTGCCCTTGTTGATGCGCGACGCGGGGCTGGGGGGCGGTAGCCACTGGCAGGTCTATCTGCCGGTTCTGGTAACCTCGATGGCGGCGATCATTCCGTTCGTGATCATCGCCGAGAAGAAGCGGCAAATGAAAAAGGTGTTTATCGGCGCCATCTTGGCGCTGATACTGGCGAACCTGGGTTTTGTGCTGCTGCACGGACAGTTGCTTGGCTTGATCGCCTGTTTGTGGGTGTTCTTTTGCGGTTTCAATTTGCTGGAAGCCACTTTGCCGTCGTTGATTTCCAAAACCGCGCCGGGCGATTTGAAAGGCACGGCGATGGGTATTTATTCAGCGGCCCAGTTCATTGGTGCTTTTCTGGGAGGCGCCAGCGGCGGCTGGTTGTACGGTGAATATGGCCCCGCCTCGGTATTCGTATTTTCCGCCGCGGTGGCAGGGACTTGGGGGTTGATCGCCTTGTTCATGTCGCAGCCGCGCTATCTGGCCAATCTATTGTTGTCGCTTCAGGCCGTCAGGCCGGAGCGCGGCGCCGAATTTTCCAAGGCTTTGTTGGCGATCGACGGCGTCGAGGAAGTGAGATTGCATTTCGAGGAAAATACGGCCTATCTGAAAGTGGATAGCCAGATACTGAACAAGAACGAACTGAATATATTTTTACAGCAATGGCGTTGA